The segment ACCTCATAAAGCAGCAGAAGCGGAATGCCCATCAGGGTCATACTTAACACATCTGGCGGAGAAAGCACCGCCGCAATAAAGGCAATCACTACAATCGCGTGCTTCCGGTAAATGCGCATGAGCTCCGGAGACAGAATGCCCGCCCGTGACAAGAAGTACACAATCATGGGCAACTCAAACATAATCCCACAGGACAACACGAGCGTGACCAGAGTGGAAATGTAAGACGAAAGGTCAAACTCATTGGCGATACTTGGGTCTACCTGGTAAGACGCCAAAAAGTTAATAGAGAGCGGCGAGACAATAAAATACCCAAACAACGAACCCAGCAGGAACAGGAACGACACAAAGAACACTGCCCCGCGCGAGTTTTCCCGCTCATTTGGGTAAAGGCCTGGTTTTATAAAGCTCCAGATCTCCCAGAACAGATACGGGAAGCCCAGCAACAACCCAATCACAAATGAACTGGTCAGGTGCATGGTAAACTGAGAGGAAAGCTCACGGCTTTGCAGCGTGAAGTCCAACTTGTTGATGCATAGACCCGCCGAGTTGATGGCGGCTCCTACCTCGCAGAGTTTCCGGTAGGTAAAAAAATCGGTGCGAGAGGGCCCTAGGATAATGTCATGAAAGACGATCTCCTTGTTGGCCATGGCAATACCCGTGAATACCACAATAGCTGCCGCCGAACGAATCAAGTGCCACCTGAGAATCTCCAGGTGGTCCAAAAAGGTCATTTCATGCTCTTCTCCGCCGTGCGCTGCCACCTCTCCGGAACGTTGTGCCATGTACTTTCTTAGTGCTTAGTAACTGAACAACGGGAACTGTTGCATCCAGTTGTTGATTTCTTTTCTGGTCTCAGAAAGAATGGTTTCATTGTCATGATTCATGAGCACGCGGTCAATGTAGTCCACAATGCGATCCATGTCCTGTTCCTTCAGACCACGGGTAGTTACGGCAGCAGAGCCGATTCGGA is part of the Rufibacter tibetensis genome and harbors:
- the tatC gene encoding twin-arginine translocase subunit TatC, with the protein product MAQRSGEVAAHGGEEHEMTFLDHLEILRWHLIRSAAAIVVFTGIAMANKEIVFHDIILGPSRTDFFTYRKLCEVGAAINSAGLCINKLDFTLQSRELSSQFTMHLTSSFVIGLLLGFPYLFWEIWSFIKPGLYPNERENSRGAVFFVSFLFLLGSLFGYFIVSPLSINFLASYQVDPSIANEFDLSSYISTLVTLVLSCGIMFELPMIVYFLSRAGILSPELMRIYRKHAIVVIAFIAAVLSPPDVLSMTLMGIPLLLLYEVSINISWWVRKRDLAKLNEQATS